The Palaemon carinicauda isolate YSFRI2023 chromosome 37, ASM3689809v2, whole genome shotgun sequence genome contains a region encoding:
- the LOC137629218 gene encoding uncharacterized protein gives MAKIGSQLLLFYLLGAGMKRRGHSEVISVGALAEEEEGRLGSSSARSSHLLLIFFLTDKKAMAGQLVDVGVGFNLPVSLSDIGSGTLSINPVAGFIVSLLAFFVFVAIVGVPISSLFGAKLFSGLDPYQRQRSFTNEFDVSSTMQHLTGNRTLEDFLNEPLNAFVERAFGSSDGRRSPWTVGDAISGAGDILAPLITSLDYDNTFLAIQVPGDDCRQKLMCHVHSRITNLPDFLQQAYNFIGPKLRNQDMYSDAIIRGLSGGDCEAPYPECPYSIYQMASFVPFLKGGPRYSGYNEL, from the exons ATGGCAAAA ATTGGAAGTCAGCTACTGCTCTTTTATCTCCTGGGGGCGGGTATGAAAAGAAGGGGTCACAGTGAGGTCATCTCAGTTGGAGCTTTAGCAGAAGAAGAGGAAGGTCGTCTTGGGTCAAGCTCAGCTCGG AGTTCACACctacttctcattttttttttaacagacaaAAAAGCAATGGCTGGACAACTGGTTGACGTCGGCGTGGGCTTCAACTTGCCAGTAAGCCTATCCGATATAGGCAGCGGGACTCTGAGCATCAACCCAGTGGCCGGATTTATAgtatcccttttggccttcttcgtCTTCGTGGCGATCGTGGGAGTGCCAATATCCTCCTTATTCGGCGCAAAACTTTTTTCTGGTCTGGATCCTTACCAGAG GCAAAGGTCATTTACAAACGAATTCGACGTATCCTCTACGATGCAGCATCTAACGGGAAACAGAACGCTCGAAGACTTCTTGAACGAGCCTCTGAATGCCTTCGTTGAACGGGCGTTCGGTTCTTCGGATGGCAGGAGATCTCCCTGGACTGTAGGGGACGCTATCAGTGGTGCAGGGGACATCCTTGCTCCCCTGATAACGAGCCTTGATTATGACAACACTTTCTTGGCTATTCAG GTCCCGGGTGATGACTGTCGTCAGAAGTTGATGTGCCACGTCCACTCTAGGATAACAAATCTACCAGACTTCTTGCAGCAGGCTTATAACTTTATAGG GCCTAAGCTGCGCAATCAAGACATGTACTCAGACGCCATCATCAGGGGCCTCTCCGGCGGGGACTGCGAAGCGCCCTACCCTGAGTGCCCTTACAGCATCTACCAGATGGCGTCCTTCGTGCCTTTTCTTAAAGGGGGGCCACGTTATAGCGGATATAATGAGCTATAG